The proteins below are encoded in one region of Pseudonocardia sp. DSM 110487:
- a CDS encoding PPOX class F420-dependent oxidoreductase has protein sequence MSDIPAVFHDLLRSRAVAFVSTLGKDGAPQVTPLWFLWDGERVRISLVEGRQKLRNLRRDPRIAVAIADPARPTFYLELRGAVSELAPDPALELERAIAEKYTGSWEDVEPPGTARYATSVIVERTTSQLDH, from the coding sequence GTGTCCGACATCCCGGCGGTCTTCCACGACCTGCTGCGCTCGCGTGCGGTGGCGTTCGTGTCGACGCTCGGCAAGGACGGCGCCCCGCAGGTCACCCCGCTGTGGTTCCTCTGGGACGGCGAGCGCGTGCGGATCAGCCTCGTCGAGGGCCGTCAGAAGCTGCGCAACCTGCGCCGCGACCCGCGGATCGCCGTCGCGATCGCCGATCCGGCCCGCCCCACCTTCTACCTGGAGCTGCGCGGCGCCGTGAGCGAGCTCGCGCCCGACCCGGCCCTGGAGCTGGAGCGCGCGATCGCCGAGAAGTACACCGGCAGCTGGGAGGACGTGGAGCCGCCGGGCACCGCGCGGTACGCCACCAGCGTGATCGTCGAGCGGACGACATCGCAGCTGGATCACTAA
- a CDS encoding xanthine dehydrogenase family protein subunit M — MRPFGYVSASDLPTALDAVAAGARPLGGGTNLVDLMRDDVERPETLVDVTALPLAGVDELPDGGLRIGAMVRNSHLAADRLVRSRYPVLAEALLAGASGQLRNMATVGGNLLQRTRCPYFRDHAAACNKREPGSGCAALDGLHRGSAVLGTSEHCIAAHASDMAVALVALDAVVEVQSVRGTRRIALAELHRPPGETPHVETRLAADELITAVELPAAPVARTSRYRKVRDRASFAFALVSVAAALEVRDGDVVDVRLALGGVATTPWRAREAERVLLGAPATDETFRRAAAAELAPAVARPQNAFKIELVQRTIVATLRQLATEGGAA; from the coding sequence ATGAGGCCGTTCGGATACGTCAGCGCGTCCGATCTCCCCACCGCGCTGGACGCCGTCGCGGCCGGGGCGCGGCCGCTGGGCGGTGGCACCAACCTGGTGGACCTCATGCGCGACGACGTCGAGCGGCCCGAGACGCTCGTCGACGTCACCGCGTTGCCACTGGCCGGCGTGGACGAGCTGCCCGACGGCGGCCTGCGGATCGGCGCGATGGTGCGCAACAGCCACCTCGCGGCCGATCGGCTCGTGCGCTCGCGGTACCCGGTGCTCGCCGAGGCGCTGCTCGCCGGCGCGTCGGGACAGTTGCGCAACATGGCGACGGTCGGCGGCAACCTCCTGCAGCGCACCCGCTGCCCCTACTTCCGCGACCACGCGGCGGCCTGCAACAAGCGCGAGCCCGGCTCCGGCTGCGCCGCGCTCGACGGCCTCCACCGGGGCAGCGCGGTGCTCGGCACCAGCGAGCACTGCATCGCCGCCCACGCGTCCGACATGGCTGTCGCGCTGGTCGCGCTCGACGCCGTGGTCGAGGTGCAGAGCGTGCGGGGCACGCGCCGCATCGCGCTCGCCGAGCTGCACCGCCCACCCGGTGAGACCCCGCACGTCGAGACCCGGCTCGCCGCGGACGAGCTGATCACCGCGGTCGAGCTGCCCGCCGCACCGGTCGCGCGCACGTCGCGGTACCGCAAGGTGCGTGACCGCGCCTCGTTCGCGTTCGCGCTGGTGTCGGTGGCCGCGGCGCTCGAGGTCCGCGACGGCGACGTCGTCGACGTGCGGCTGGCGCTGGGCGGGGTCGCCACCACGCCGTGGCGGGCGCGCGAGGCCGAGCGGGTGCTGCTTGGTGCCCCCGCCACCGATGAGACGTTCCGCCGCGCTGCGGCCGCCGAGCTGGCGCCCGCGGTCGCGCGGCCCCAGAACGCGTTCAAGATCGAGCTCGTGCAGCGAACGATCGTTGCGACGCTGCGGCAGCTCGCTACCGAGGGAGGTGCGGCATGA
- a CDS encoding GNAT family N-acetyltransferase — MKVRAATEEDAAACAAIYVPYVTDTAITFETEPPTVAQMAERITAAERSHAWLVLEDLDDGRAVGYAYAGQFKARPAYRWACEVSIYLEIGRRRTGAGRALYEALFRRLAERGYRTAIAGMTLPNEASAGLHSALGFEPVGTYRRIGWKHGRWHDVAWMQRTLSEAGDPPAEPR; from the coding sequence ATGAAGGTCCGCGCAGCTACCGAAGAGGACGCCGCCGCCTGTGCGGCGATCTACGTGCCCTACGTCACCGACACAGCGATCACGTTCGAGACCGAGCCGCCCACCGTCGCGCAGATGGCTGAGCGGATCACCGCGGCCGAGCGCTCGCACGCGTGGCTCGTCCTGGAAGACCTCGACGACGGCAGGGCCGTCGGCTATGCGTACGCGGGCCAGTTCAAGGCGCGCCCCGCCTATCGCTGGGCGTGCGAGGTCTCCATCTACCTGGAGATCGGCAGGCGGCGCACCGGCGCCGGACGGGCCCTCTACGAGGCGCTGTTCCGTCGACTCGCCGAGCGGGGCTACCGCACGGCCATCGCCGGCATGACCCTGCCCAACGAGGCGAGCGCCGGACTGCACAGTGCCCTTGGCTTCGAACCGGTCGGCACCTACCGGCGCATCGGCTGGAAGCACGGCCGGTGGCACGACGTCGCCTGGATGCAGCGAACGCTGTCGGAGGCCGGGGACCCGCCGGCCGAACCCCGTTAG
- a CDS encoding TetR/AcrR family transcriptional regulator: MSTEGVGFLRARRPEQKQQRYAAILDAARELALRDGVGAVSLADIAAEVGMHKSALLKYFETREEIFLRLAETEFEEWAAGALAALSTADPEPHDVADALANSVADRPLFCQLLLYTPLTLERNVSLDTVRAYKLTIKTTLREVLPALQRALPALDADACFELFMMAGVVAAGLWQAAHPSPQVVALHAEDPEAAPYPDFRASLVRFTRTYLAGLLQE; encoded by the coding sequence GTGAGCACCGAAGGGGTCGGCTTCCTGCGCGCACGCCGGCCCGAGCAGAAGCAACAGCGTTACGCCGCGATCCTCGACGCCGCGCGCGAGCTCGCGCTGCGCGACGGAGTGGGCGCGGTCAGCCTCGCCGACATCGCGGCAGAGGTGGGCATGCACAAGTCGGCGTTGCTCAAGTACTTCGAGACCCGCGAGGAGATCTTCCTCCGGCTCGCCGAGACCGAGTTCGAGGAATGGGCCGCCGGAGCGCTCGCCGCCCTCTCGACCGCGGATCCGGAGCCCCACGACGTGGCCGACGCGCTGGCGAACTCGGTGGCCGACCGGCCGCTGTTCTGCCAGCTGCTGCTGTACACACCGCTCACGCTGGAACGCAACGTCTCGCTGGACACCGTCCGCGCCTACAAGCTGACGATCAAGACGACCTTGCGGGAGGTGCTGCCCGCGCTACAGCGGGCGCTCCCCGCGCTCGATGCCGACGCGTGCTTCGAACTGTTCATGATGGCGGGAGTGGTGGCCGCGGGGCTGTGGCAGGCCGCGCACCCGTCACCACAGGTGGTGGCCCTGCACGCGGAGGACCCCGAGGCGGCGCCCTACCCCGACTTCAGGGCCTCGCTCGTCCGGTTCACCCGGACCTACCTCGCGGGCCTGCTGCAGGAGTAG
- a CDS encoding methylenetetrahydrofolate reductase, producing the protein MADLAGALRRVSYEVLPMKSTEESVVAHVPPDVPLTISTSHAKGPEPTVDLAVRLARHGYSVTPHLAARQIVDGAHLTDLVARLREAHIDSAFVIGGDSPEPAGRFGDALTLLEALDQVGNPFQRIGIAGYPEGHARIERGLLEKAFERKAPFATHAITQICFDADATVGWARHVKQRGIRLPIRVGLPGVVSRQKLVRISAGLGLGQSARFLLKQQSLFWRFFLPGGYHPGRLARRLAPYLQLADAHLDGFHFFTFNEVASTEAWRRSLLDRVS; encoded by the coding sequence GTGGCCGACCTCGCGGGAGCACTGCGGCGCGTCTCCTACGAGGTCCTCCCGATGAAGAGCACGGAGGAGTCCGTCGTCGCGCACGTACCGCCCGACGTGCCGCTGACGATCAGCACGAGCCACGCGAAGGGGCCGGAACCCACCGTCGACCTCGCCGTCCGGCTCGCCCGCCACGGCTACTCCGTGACCCCACACCTCGCCGCGCGGCAGATCGTGGACGGCGCTCACCTGACCGACCTCGTGGCGCGGCTGCGAGAGGCGCACATCGACAGCGCGTTCGTCATCGGGGGCGACTCGCCCGAGCCCGCCGGACGGTTCGGCGACGCCCTCACGTTGCTCGAGGCGCTCGACCAGGTCGGCAACCCGTTCCAGCGGATCGGGATCGCCGGCTACCCGGAGGGCCACGCCCGCATCGAACGGGGCCTGCTCGAGAAGGCGTTCGAGCGCAAGGCTCCCTTCGCGACGCACGCCATCACGCAGATCTGCTTCGACGCCGACGCCACCGTCGGGTGGGCGCGGCACGTGAAGCAGCGCGGTATCCGGCTCCCGATCAGGGTGGGGCTGCCGGGGGTCGTGAGCCGCCAGAAGCTCGTCCGCATCTCGGCGGGCCTCGGCCTCGGGCAGTCGGCACGGTTCCTGTTGAAGCAGCAGAGCCTGTTCTGGCGGTTCTTCCTGCCGGGCGGCTACCACCCCGGTCGCCTCGCGAGGCGGCTCGCGCCCTACCTCCAGCTGGCCGACGCACACCTGGACGGCTTCCACTTCTTCACCTTCAACGAGGTCGCGAGCACCGAGGCGTGGCGCCGCTCCCTGCTCGACCGCGTCTCCTGA
- the deoC gene encoding deoxyribose-phosphate aldolase, translating into MPDLPEAAAVAAMIDHSLLRPELTVDEVREGCALAARYRTASVCVRPSDVGLAAASLAGTGVLVGTVVGFPHGSQTTATKAAETRELVAAGAAEIDMVLHVGRLRDGDAGYVREDIAAVVAEAGGRTVKVILENALLDRAAKVLGCRLGEDAGAHYVKTSTGFAGGGATPEDIALMRATVSPHVGVKAAGGVRTLDRLLELAALGATRFGATATATILDDLAARRSVGVAMPVRFES; encoded by the coding sequence GTGCCCGACCTTCCCGAGGCCGCCGCCGTGGCCGCGATGATCGACCATTCGCTGCTGCGTCCCGAGCTCACCGTCGACGAGGTGCGAGAAGGCTGCGCTCTCGCCGCCCGGTACCGCACGGCGTCGGTCTGCGTCCGGCCGTCGGACGTCGGGCTCGCCGCGGCCTCGCTCGCCGGCACCGGCGTCCTCGTCGGCACCGTGGTCGGGTTCCCGCACGGCAGCCAGACCACCGCGACCAAGGCGGCGGAGACGCGAGAGCTGGTCGCGGCGGGTGCCGCGGAGATCGACATGGTGCTGCACGTCGGGCGCCTTCGCGACGGCGACGCCGGGTACGTGCGGGAGGACATCGCCGCCGTCGTGGCAGAGGCAGGCGGCCGCACTGTCAAGGTGATCCTCGAGAACGCCCTGCTCGACCGGGCCGCGAAGGTGCTCGGGTGCCGGCTCGGCGAGGATGCGGGCGCCCACTACGTGAAGACCAGCACCGGCTTCGCGGGTGGTGGCGCCACCCCGGAGGACATCGCGCTCATGCGCGCCACCGTGTCACCGCACGTCGGCGTCAAGGCCGCGGGAGGCGTGCGAACGCTGGATCGGCTGCTCGAGCTCGCCGCCCTCGGTGCCACCCGCTTCGGGGCGACGGCCACGGCGACGATCCTCGACGATCTCGCCGCCCGTCGCTCCGTCGGGGTCGCGATGCCCGTACGCTTCGAATCGTGA
- a CDS encoding DUF6401 family natural product biosynthesis protein: MAGFFDHVADHHAQRWLSGLTDQLGDAGLAAAAGVPALLAAVDQHAAGVRDILLLGVEGSAAAAGAVLLAGYAKGLLDQAGTDAARLRAAVGECWHRADWLTVRVLAVCALSRDDRWHRTPAPLFEA; this comes from the coding sequence GTGGCAGGATTCTTCGACCACGTCGCCGATCATCACGCACAGCGCTGGTTGTCGGGTCTGACGGACCAGCTGGGTGACGCGGGGCTCGCGGCAGCGGCAGGCGTGCCCGCGTTGTTGGCCGCCGTGGACCAGCACGCCGCAGGCGTGCGCGACATCCTGCTGCTCGGTGTAGAGGGCTCGGCTGCTGCCGCGGGTGCGGTTCTCCTCGCCGGCTACGCGAAGGGCCTGCTCGACCAGGCCGGCACCGACGCGGCCCGGCTGCGGGCCGCCGTGGGAGAGTGCTGGCACCGCGCCGACTGGCTCACCGTCCGCGTGCTCGCCGTGTGCGCGCTGAGCCGCGACGACCGCTGGCACCGCACGCCTGCGCCGCTGTTCGAGGCCTGA
- a CDS encoding XRE family transcriptional regulator produces the protein MSDTLTASLAAALQAARKSRGLSVSALADGAGVSRAMIAKIERGDAQPTAVLLARLANALGMTLSELVARAEDGGGRLVRAADQPTWTDPASGYRRRTVSPASGRPLELVQIELPAGARVEFAAAAYPDVHQQVWVLDGHLRLHEGDTVHELDPGDCLQLGPPVARVYVNPTSGTCRYLVALTRR, from the coding sequence GTGTCCGACACCCTGACCGCATCCCTCGCCGCAGCACTGCAGGCGGCCCGGAAGTCACGCGGCCTCTCGGTCAGCGCGCTCGCCGATGGGGCAGGCGTGTCCCGGGCGATGATCGCGAAGATCGAGCGCGGCGACGCGCAACCCACGGCCGTGCTGCTCGCCCGGCTCGCGAACGCCCTCGGGATGACGCTCTCGGAGCTCGTGGCCCGCGCCGAGGACGGAGGCGGCCGGCTCGTGCGCGCCGCGGACCAGCCCACGTGGACCGACCCGGCGAGCGGCTACCGGCGCCGGACGGTGTCGCCCGCGAGCGGACGACCGCTCGAGCTCGTGCAGATCGAGCTGCCCGCCGGGGCGAGGGTCGAGTTCGCCGCAGCCGCCTACCCCGACGTCCACCAGCAGGTCTGGGTGCTCGACGGCCACCTGCGCCTGCACGAGGGCGACACGGTCCACGAGCTCGACCCCGGCGACTGCCTCCAGCTCGGCCCACCCGTGGCGCGCGTGTACGTCAACCCGACCAGTGGGACCTGCCGCTACCTGGTGGCGCTCACCCGCCGGTAG
- a CDS encoding IclR family transcriptional regulator, which produces MADAGGAVALSELATRSGLPLPTIHRIVRTLVASGYVRQLPSRRYALGPRLIGLGDAASRMLGEWARPQLTELVDQAGETANLAMLDGDAVVYVAQVPSRHSMRMFTEVGRRVPVHCTGVGKVLLAQLPPTEVRAMVARAGMAAQTPHTITDPDRLERELERIRTQGYAVDDGEQELGVRCIAVVVPRGPASTALSVSGPETRVTWAAVERIVPMLQAAAASLAGHLDARGAMA; this is translated from the coding sequence ATGGCCGACGCCGGGGGAGCCGTCGCGCTCTCGGAGCTGGCCACCCGTTCCGGCCTGCCGCTGCCCACCATCCACCGCATCGTCCGCACGCTGGTGGCGTCGGGGTACGTCCGCCAGCTCCCGTCCCGCCGCTACGCGCTCGGCCCACGCCTGATCGGGCTGGGCGACGCCGCGTCGCGGATGCTCGGCGAGTGGGCACGCCCGCAGCTCACCGAGCTCGTCGACCAGGCGGGCGAGACCGCCAACCTCGCGATGCTGGACGGCGACGCTGTCGTCTACGTGGCGCAGGTACCCTCGCGGCACTCGATGCGCATGTTCACCGAGGTGGGCAGGCGGGTGCCGGTGCACTGCACCGGCGTGGGCAAGGTGCTGCTCGCCCAGCTGCCGCCCACGGAGGTCCGCGCGATGGTCGCCCGCGCCGGGATGGCGGCCCAGACCCCGCACACGATCACCGACCCGGACCGGCTGGAGCGCGAGCTGGAGCGCATCCGGACGCAGGGCTATGCCGTCGACGACGGCGAGCAGGAGCTGGGCGTCCGGTGCATCGCCGTCGTGGTGCCGCGCGGCCCGGCGTCCACGGCGCTGTCGGTATCCGGGCCGGAGACGCGAGTGACGTGGGCCGCCGTCGAGCGCATCGTGCCGATGCTGCAGGCCGCCGCCGCCTCGCTCGCCGGGCATCTCGATGCGCGTGGGGCAATGGCCTAG
- a CDS encoding 2Fe-2S iron-sulfur cluster-binding protein: MTPVKLRVNGTTELLELDPRVSLLDALREHLGLTGTKKGCNQGACGACTVLVDGERIAACLALAVQYAERDITTIEGVGQPDHLHPLQEAFVREDGFQCGFCTSGQICSALGMLAEHRAGMPSAVTPDIDAGEIELTEAEIKERMSGNLCRCGAYEGIVGAIQEVAR, from the coding sequence GTGACCCCCGTGAAGCTGCGCGTGAACGGAACCACGGAGCTCCTCGAGCTCGATCCCCGGGTCAGCCTGCTCGACGCGTTGCGCGAGCACCTGGGTCTGACCGGCACCAAGAAGGGCTGCAACCAGGGCGCCTGCGGTGCATGCACTGTGCTCGTCGACGGCGAGCGGATCGCCGCCTGCCTCGCGCTCGCCGTCCAGTACGCCGAGCGCGACATCACCACGATCGAGGGAGTCGGACAGCCCGACCACCTGCATCCCCTGCAGGAGGCGTTCGTCCGCGAGGACGGCTTCCAGTGCGGCTTCTGCACGTCGGGCCAGATCTGCTCGGCGCTGGGGATGCTCGCCGAGCACCGCGCCGGCATGCCGAGCGCGGTCACGCCGGACATCGATGCCGGCGAGATCGAGCTGACCGAGGCCGAGATCAAGGAGCGGATGAGCGGCAACCTGTGCCGGTGCGGTGCGTACGAGGGCATCGTCGGGGCCATTCAGGAGGTCGCCCGATGA
- a CDS encoding xanthine dehydrogenase family protein molybdopterin-binding subunit: protein MTQAPERTRPTTATTPAVGRPIDRVDGAVKTTGVSEYTADRPFPDLAHATLVHATIARGRITAIDTAAAEAVTGVLAVITHRNAPPLKPPAARINPLDLSTMASGTKVNYLGSDEVHWNGEPVAVVVAETLEASAEAARLVQVSYAAAPASTDFHAAEDSAEPVRAMPMMPSGGRKGDAEQALASAPVSVDLRFTTPPQNHNALEPHATTAVWDGDRLTVHDTTQAMDFTRRHLARRFGVPVDAVRVITPNLGGGFGGKGFVWPGTVLCAMAARVAKRPVRLALSREAVYRTVGGRAPTVQRVALGAERDGALTALVHTGISQLGRVGGMPEAVGSQSRHLYAARTILIGLSTATLDLLPNTAMRAPGEAVGTFALESAMDALAYELDMDPVDLRMRNEPERDPLDGKPFTHRNLRAAYARGAQRFGWADRPPQPRSMRDGRRLLGWGVATAFHMPIQLTADVTVRLGMDGTVLVRCGLHEIGVGAATVQAQIAADALGVPVEAVTVELGDSALPVGPMAGGSGQTATAAASVLRACEELRRSAFALASRSPGSPLHGRRADEVAARDGGLFAADGSGETYGEILARAGRPSLEGRVGARTSIGRVAGQVRFLAGMVNDQRRQVRAATGAHFCEVAVDEDTGEVRVTRWVAVFDVGRVINPKTASSQLRGGIVMGIGAALSEETLVDPRTGGIVNASLADYHVPVQADIPAIDVSYLDEPDPTTPLGLLGVGEVSITGVAAAVANAVYHATGARVRDLPITPDRLL, encoded by the coding sequence ATGACCCAGGCGCCGGAGCGGACTCGCCCGACGACGGCCACCACCCCCGCGGTCGGGCGGCCGATCGACCGCGTCGACGGCGCGGTGAAGACCACCGGCGTATCCGAGTACACGGCCGACCGGCCCTTCCCGGACCTCGCGCACGCCACGCTCGTGCACGCGACGATCGCCCGGGGCCGCATCACCGCGATCGACACCGCGGCCGCCGAGGCGGTGACCGGCGTGCTCGCCGTGATCACCCATCGGAACGCGCCTCCCTTGAAGCCGCCTGCTGCCCGGATCAACCCGCTCGACCTCAGCACCATGGCGTCGGGGACGAAGGTGAACTACCTGGGCAGCGACGAGGTGCACTGGAACGGGGAGCCGGTCGCCGTGGTCGTCGCGGAGACACTGGAGGCGTCGGCGGAGGCCGCCAGGCTCGTCCAGGTCAGCTATGCCGCCGCGCCGGCCAGCACCGACTTCCACGCCGCCGAGGACTCGGCCGAGCCGGTGCGAGCGATGCCGATGATGCCCAGCGGGGGCCGCAAGGGCGATGCCGAGCAGGCGCTCGCGTCCGCCCCGGTCTCGGTCGACCTCAGGTTCACCACGCCCCCGCAGAACCACAATGCTCTGGAGCCGCACGCCACCACCGCCGTGTGGGACGGGGACCGGCTCACCGTCCACGACACCACCCAGGCGATGGACTTCACGCGCCGGCACCTCGCTCGGCGGTTCGGCGTGCCCGTCGATGCGGTCCGCGTGATCACCCCGAACCTCGGCGGCGGGTTCGGCGGGAAGGGTTTCGTCTGGCCCGGCACCGTCCTGTGCGCGATGGCGGCCCGTGTGGCGAAGCGCCCGGTCCGGCTGGCGCTGTCGCGTGAGGCCGTCTACCGCACCGTCGGCGGGCGCGCGCCCACCGTCCAGCGGGTCGCGCTCGGCGCCGAGCGCGACGGCGCGCTGACCGCGCTCGTGCACACCGGGATCTCGCAGCTCGGCCGGGTCGGCGGCATGCCGGAGGCGGTGGGCTCGCAGTCCCGCCACCTCTACGCGGCGCGCACGATCCTCATCGGGCTCAGCACCGCGACGCTCGACCTGCTGCCGAACACCGCCATGCGGGCGCCGGGCGAGGCGGTCGGCACGTTCGCGCTGGAGTCCGCGATGGACGCGCTGGCGTACGAGCTCGACATGGACCCGGTCGATCTGCGCATGCGCAACGAGCCGGAGCGCGATCCGCTCGACGGCAAGCCGTTCACCCATCGCAATCTGCGGGCCGCCTACGCCCGCGGAGCGCAGCGGTTCGGCTGGGCCGACCGCCCGCCGCAGCCGCGCTCGATGCGGGACGGGCGGCGGCTGCTCGGCTGGGGTGTCGCCACCGCGTTCCACATGCCGATCCAGCTCACCGCCGACGTCACGGTCCGGCTGGGGATGGACGGCACCGTCCTGGTGCGCTGCGGCCTGCACGAGATCGGCGTGGGGGCCGCGACCGTGCAGGCGCAGATCGCGGCGGACGCGCTCGGCGTGCCCGTCGAGGCGGTCACGGTCGAGCTCGGCGACTCGGCGTTGCCGGTCGGGCCGATGGCGGGCGGATCGGGGCAGACCGCCACCGCGGCGGCAAGCGTGCTGCGTGCGTGCGAGGAGTTGAGGCGCTCGGCGTTCGCCCTCGCCTCCCGCTCACCCGGCTCACCCCTGCACGGGCGAAGGGCGGACGAGGTCGCGGCGCGCGACGGCGGGCTCTTCGCGGCGGACGGGTCGGGCGAGACCTACGGGGAGATCCTCGCCCGCGCCGGACGTCCGTCACTGGAGGGCCGGGTCGGGGCCCGGACCTCGATCGGCCGCGTCGCGGGGCAGGTGCGCTTCCTCGCCGGCATGGTCAACGACCAGCGCCGCCAGGTGCGCGCGGCCACCGGTGCCCACTTCTGCGAGGTCGCGGTCGACGAGGACACCGGCGAGGTCCGCGTGACGCGCTGGGTCGCGGTGTTCGACGTGGGGCGTGTGATCAACCCGAAGACCGCTTCCAGCCAGCTGCGCGGCGGGATCGTGATGGGGATCGGGGCGGCGCTGTCGGAGGAGACCCTCGTCGATCCCCGCACCGGCGGCATCGTGAACGCGAGCCTCGCCGACTACCACGTACCGGTGCAGGCCGACATCCCGGCGATCGACGTCTCCTACCTCGACGAGCCGGACCCGACCACCCCGCTCGGCCTGCTCGGGGTGGGGGAGGTCAGCATCACGGGGGTCGCGGCCGCGGTGGCGAACGCGGTGTACCACGCGACGGGCGCACGCGTGCGGGACCTGCCGATCACCCCGGACCGCCTCCTCTGA
- a CDS encoding GntR family transcriptional regulator, protein MPPLYARIERALRTRLATAAPGDPLPSEPALAAEFGVARMTVRAALDRLAAEGLVERVPGRGTFACTGPAPRPAGTLMSFHDQVRSWGRVPSSRVVESALREPTSDEARALRLGPDDPVVAIARVRLAGGTPLALEHACFPPHLTDLLELDLETESLHRALRDRAVHPTLGSSTLTAESAGPHAGLLAVPATEPLLVETRLILDQRAEPVERTVSRYVGSRYALQVSFDVEARP, encoded by the coding sequence GTGCCACCGCTCTACGCCCGCATCGAGCGGGCTCTCCGCACTCGCCTGGCGACCGCCGCGCCGGGGGACCCGCTGCCTTCGGAGCCTGCACTCGCGGCCGAGTTCGGCGTCGCGCGGATGACCGTGCGCGCCGCGCTGGACCGGCTTGCTGCCGAGGGCCTCGTCGAACGGGTGCCCGGTCGCGGCACCTTCGCCTGCACGGGCCCCGCACCGCGTCCGGCCGGCACCCTGATGAGCTTCCACGACCAGGTGCGCAGCTGGGGACGGGTGCCCTCGTCCAGGGTGGTCGAGTCCGCGCTCCGGGAGCCGACGTCCGACGAGGCGCGTGCACTGCGCCTGGGGCCGGACGACCCGGTTGTCGCGATCGCCCGGGTTCGGCTCGCCGGCGGCACCCCGCTTGCGCTCGAGCACGCATGCTTCCCTCCGCACCTGACCGATCTGCTCGAGCTCGACCTCGAGACCGAGTCGCTGCACCGAGCGCTGCGGGACCGTGCCGTGCACCCGACTCTCGGCTCGTCGACGCTGACCGCGGAGTCAGCGGGGCCGCACGCCGGCTTACTCGCGGTGCCGGCGACCGAGCCGTTGCTGGTCGAGACCCGGCTGATCCTCGACCAGCGCGCCGAACCCGTGGAGCGCACCGTCAGCCGCTACGTGGGATCGCGTTACGCGCTGCAGGTGAGCTTCGACGTCGAGGCTCGACCGTGA